From a region of the Penaeus vannamei isolate JL-2024 chromosome 2, ASM4276789v1, whole genome shotgun sequence genome:
- the LOC113804780 gene encoding uncharacterized protein isoform X3 yields MPVVFAGDRNMAPRPEGSPVSTPRTRSPVKGVRTGGVTCSGPDALSMLSMLAEVASVTLHTDPSVTDTAVAAKTKASNSGNRKPSEYEVLTLEQVSNMTDNLLVKLFSDFESNEMWRRFTYTCRMLPAACSQFFQSFGSEHKARAGMKAHLLSHLKSLLDVHTSEQSRQNYILESVPARKRRLCEQESSTTKRRGASVSSRTTKLSATPKTPTRGGENSRSRKAVHMTPEKENDSKRKIGVFSKEHKKMEVATSFLQTDNIKKESKSLQEIPRNETKPKRKLEASRDSRTRAKKIKAVVSEGPLENDDMNNNNNNNNGDVKMEVKSELEEDHPPMQQAVSHDHGYLKASPSLKAEATACRVFTPNEQYSSEDSQQGHHQHLPQVSGIVEESAGISMAGKEVPSREDHSTLLHEHMNQELQGGIMAQDSGSSSTPLPVVGCEVEFTPDQQYKVMRSADLPVVYDHNNPPSNIQTVSRIIERDEYKVRKKPKGRAKFIGQSKVEKEMALKLITEIRSLPVMALDTLECKICHPPRLFTAPSTLLSHYRSHAGIRPYECRICEAVFTRQHSLNYHMLIHTNQTRFTCVDCGRKFRHPSHFKEHRRRHTGESPYECSDCLMRFKTRNTYKRHLRTRHGKLLTTQGAIIILSQEEADRMKKTQGRKPRRPRQPLQIISPEAAAQMEEEQIWTDFEEGEREEEEEEEEEDDEEEEEEEASQLENTHKRKEVLKGNPSNISASGLVSTVGVQQIANGKTGLFIRPKKISVSKSKGKANVEKVKIPDQSAEMKVEIQTNEASFVEEERVEEEVVTEEVSMDDLRTYVFQPPPEHNTLPKVNIRSTWNTINIDLKDLEKATENVVTETIPENESEVAGFENSQIIAQVPEQAMNQVSEECTDFTSDNVLPEEVITICAGEENTGDGIPTAGSQTNGGTQGGKPDWFTVKKPLKCYGRPSYSILEPNSNVFSVGGSTSGANRANPQTSPSGRWVYLVEYIQGQDGRLAKVYRGSASLVNRNNQNVGVEVPASSSSNVMMRAPVNRDNAKVTVMSSTVTSPPPAVCISNSVVKTPGKLVVQAGNGEYGKASSTAGSSTVPSHVLSKPNNQSNHGQDANDRVVINKQVVNNVVVNNHIVKNGSIVSVSCGEHSQMPVSCCPQPVVLAAGPAYSGSSSSEDHLRSQGHQILPTQNLAGKSQDMFATGTKCQEVAHHAVNGNLKDQVFEGHSVDHLVTVDDGVLLENVEIIESMDPGTAVNVTVTGIIESNSIGREELPGEYNKESQMQVPRRAEMSQSSSVSNTSRVKVEEVRHGDSPLVEAGGELMDNFLNQHSANQSECEVSSSPDHRTLAQSSKVLDAPQSSSEQVSSIHGINSIATMSSSALMPAAVQI; encoded by the exons ATGCCCGTCGTCTTTGCCG GAGACAGAAACATGGCTCCTCGTCCCGAAGGTTCCCCGGTGTCAACCCCCCGCACTCGATCTCCCGTCAAAGGGGTGCGTACGGGGGGCGTTACTTGCTCAGGCCCAGATGCCCTCTCAATGCTCAGTATGCTGGCCGAAGTAGCTTCCGTTACACTACACACTGACCCCTCTGTTACCGACACCGCGGTAGCAGCCAAAACCAAG GCCAGTAATTCAGGAAACCGCAAGCCAAGCGAATACGAGGTTCTCACTCTAGAGCAAGTTTCAAACATGACAGACAACCTCCTTGTTAAACTCTTCTCTGACTTCGAGTCCAATGAAATGTGGCGGagatttacatacacatgtagaaTGCTCCCTGCGGCCTGTTCCCAGTTCTTCCAGAGCTTCGGTAGTGAACACAAGGCACGTGCCGGAATGAAAGCTCATCTTTTAAGCCACCTAAAAAGTCTGTTGGACGTGCATACTA GTGAACAGAGTCGTCAGAATTACATTCTGGAGTCTGTCCCAGCACGCAAAAGAAGACTGTGTGAGCAGGAAAGTTCAACCACCAAACGTAGAGGAGCTTCAGTAAGCAGTCGTACTACTAAGCTTTCTGCAACTCCTAAAACACCAACTAGAGGGGGTGAGAATAGCAGATCTCGGAAGGCTGTCCACATGACCCCAGAAAAGGAGAACGACAGCAAGCGGAAGATTGGAGTCTTTAGCAAAGAGCACAAGAAAATGGAGGTGGCTACATCCTTCCTTCAAACAGATAACATTAAAAAGGAGAGCAAGTCCTTGCAAGAGATTCCAAGGAATGAGACAAAGCCAAAGAGAAAACTGGAAGCCTCTCGTGACAGTCGGACACGGGCAAAGAAGATAAAGGCGGTAGTTTCAGAAGGTCCTCTCGAAAATGATgacatgaataacaataacaacaacaataatggtgatgtgaAAATGGAAGTTAAG TCTGAGTTGGAAGAAGACCACCCACCAATGCAGCAGGCGGTGTCTCATGACCACGGATACCTGAAGGCCAGTCCGTCACTAAAGGCAGAAGCCACAGCGTGCAGAGTGTTCACCCCAAATGAGCAGTACAGTTCGGAAGACTCTCAGCAAGGGCATCACCAGCATTTACCTCAG GTGTCTGGCATTGTGGAAGAGAGTGCTGGGATTAGCATGGCTGGTAAAGAAGTTCCCTCTCGTGAAGACCATTCAACCCTGTTACACGAGCACATGAATCAAGAATTGCAGGGAGGCATA ATGGCTCAGGACTCTGGGAGTTCATCAACCCCATTGCCAGTGGTTGGTTGTGAGGTGGAATTCACACCTGATCAGCAGTACAAAGTTATGCGCTCTG CAGATTTGCCAGTCGTGTATGATCACAATAACCCGCCATCGAATATCCAGACTGTGTCAAGGATCATTGAAAGGGATGAATACAAAGTGCGCAAAAAGCCCAAAGGTCGAGCAAAATTCATCGGTCAGAGTAAG GTTGAAAAGGAAATGGCCTTGAAGCTAATTACAGAGATCAGGTCGTTGCCAGTGATGGCGCTAGACACACTTGAATGTAAGATATGTCACCCACCACGTCTCTTCACTGCCCCGTCCACCCTGTTGTCACACTACCGTAGTCATGCAG GTATCAGACCTTATGAATGCAGAATCTGTGAAGCAGTGTTTACCAGACAGCATTCCCTCAATTACCACATGCTGATTCACACAAATCAGACAAGGTTCACTTGCGTGGATTGTGGGAGAAAATTCCGTCATCCCTCGCACTTCAAGGAGCATCGTAGGCGGCATACTGGAGAATCACCTTACGAGTGCTCCGACTGTTTGATGAG ATTTAAAACCCGAAACACTTACAAACGACACTTGAGGACTCGGCATGGTAAGCTGTTGACGACCCAAGGAGCAATTATCATCCTCTCCCAAGAGGAAGCGGACCGCATGAAGAAGACTCAGGGGCGCAAACCTCGTAGACCGCGGCAGCCACTCCAGATTATTAGTCCAGAGGCAGCTGCACAGATGGAAGAGGAGCAGATATGGACAGATTTTGAAGAGGGAGAacgtgaagaagaggaagaggaggaggaggaagacgacgaggaggaagaggaggaggaagcatctcaattagaaaacacacacaaaaggaaggaAGTTCTTAAAGGAAATCCGTCAAATATATCAGCGTCAGGTTTAGTGTCTACTGTTGGAGTACAACAAATTGCCAATGGCAAAACGGGGCTGTTCATCAGACCCAAAAAAATTAGTGTAAGTAAAAGTAAGGGCAAAGCAAATGTTGAAAAGGTGAAGATTCCAGATCAGTCTGCAGAGATGAAggtagaaatacaaacaaatgaaGCCAGTtttgtggaagaggagagagtcgaGGAAGAAGTTGTAACAGAGGAAGTAAGCATGGATGATTTGCGTACATACGTCTTCCAGCCACCTCCAGAACATAACACTTTGCCGAAAGTGAATATCAGGTCAACTTGGAACACAATAAACATTGATTTAAAGGATCTGGAGAAAGCAACGGAAAATGTTGTAACAGAAACCATTCCTGAAAATGAGAGCGAGGTGGCAGGCTTTGAAAATAGCCAAATAATTGCCCAAGTGCCAGAGCAGGCCATGAACCAGGTCTCAGAGGAGTGCACTGATTTTACAAGTGATAATGTTTTACCAGAAGAAGTAATTACCATTTGTGCTGGAGAAGAAAATACTGGGGATGGTATTCCAACAGCAGGCAGTCAGACCAATGGTGGTACACAAGGAGGTAAGCCAGATTGGTTCACTGTTAAGAAACCATTGAAATGCTATGGTCGACCAAGCTACAGTATTTTAGAACCCAATTCAAATGTATTTTCAGTAGGTGGATCCACTTCTGGCGCAAACAGAGCAAATCCCCAGACCAGTCCCAGTGGCCGTTGGGTATACCTAGTGGAGTACATTCAGGGTCAAGATGGAAGGCTTGCAAAGGTGTACCGGGGAAGTGCATCTCTTGTTAATAGAAATAACCAGAATGTAGGCGTGGAAGTTCCTGCCAGTTCTAGTAGTAATGTGATGATGAGAGCACCTGTAAATAGAGATAATGCAAAAGTTACAGTTATGTCTAGCACTGTTACCAGCCCACCTCCTGCTGTTTGTATATCCAACTCTGTTGTGAAAACACCAGGTAAATTAGTGGTGCAAGCAGGAAACGGAGAGTATGGGAAGGCATCCAGCACTGCTGGTTCCTCCACTGTTCCTTCCCATGTTCTGTCCAAGCCTAATAACCAGAGTAATCATGGACAAGATGCCAATGATAGAGTGGTTATTAATAAGCAGGTTGTGAACAATGTTGTAGTCAACAATCACATTGTAAAGAATGGTAGTATAGTCAGTGTTAGTTGTGGAGAACATAGCCAGATGCCAGTCAGCTGTTGCCCACAGCCAGTTGTTTTAGCAGCAGGACCAGCATACTCAGGTTCAAGCTCAAGTGAAGACCATCTCAGGTCACAGGGTCACCAAATTTTGCCAACTCAGAATCTTGCAGGGAAATCACAAGATATGTTTGCCACAGGGACCAAGTGTCAAGAAGTTGCACATCACGCTGTTAATGGAAACCTAAAAGATCAAGTATTTGAAGGTCACTCAGTTGATCATCTTGTAACAGTTGATGATGGGGTTTTGCTAGAGAATGTCGAAATCATTGAAAGCATGGACCCAGGCACAGCTGTGAATGTAACCGTTACTGGAATAATTGAAAGTAATAGTATTGGTCGAGAAGAGTTGCCAGGGGAATACAATAAAGAATCACAAATGCAGGTACCAAGGAGGGCAGAGATGTCTCAATCATCAAGTGTCTCAAATACTTCGAGAGTTAAAGTGGAAGAAGTTAGGCATGGGGATTCCCCTTTGGTGGAAGCAGGTGGTGAATTGATGGATAATTTCCTGAATCAGCATTCAGCGAATCAGAGTGAGTGTGAGGTATCAAGCTCACCAGATCATAGAACATTGGCACAGTCAAGTAAAGTTTTAGATGCACCTCAGTCTTCATCTGAACAGGTGTCGTCCATTCATGGAATAAACAGTATTGCAACAATGTCTTCATCTGCTCTCATGCCTGCTGCTGTACAAATCTGA
- the LOC113804780 gene encoding uncharacterized protein isoform X4, whose protein sequence is MAPRPEGSPVSTPRTRSPVKGVRTGGVTCSGPDALSMLSMLAEVASVTLHTDPSVTDTAVAAKTKASNSGNRKPSEYEVLTLEQVSNMTDNLLVKLFSDFESNEMWRRFTYTCRMLPAACSQFFQSFGSEHKARAGMKAHLLSHLKSLLDVHTSEQSRQNYILESVPARKRRLCEQESSTTKRRGASVSSRTTKLSATPKTPTRGGENSRSRKAVHMTPEKENDSKRKIGVFSKEHKKMEVATSFLQTDNIKKESKSLQEIPRNETKPKRKLEASRDSRTRAKKIKAVVSEGPLENDDMNNNNNNNNGDVKMEVKSELEEDHPPMQQAVSHDHGYLKASPSLKAEATACRVFTPNEQYSSEDSQQGHHQHLPQVSGIVEESAGISMAGKEVPSREDHSTLLHEHMNQELQGGIMAQDSGSSSTPLPVVGCEVEFTPDQQYKVMRSADLPVVYDHNNPPSNIQTVSRIIERDEYKVRKKPKGRAKFIGQSKVEKEMALKLITEIRSLPVMALDTLECKICHPPRLFTAPSTLLSHYRSHAGIRPYECRICEAVFTRQHSLNYHMLIHTNQTRFTCVDCGRKFRHPSHFKEHRRRHTGESPYECSDCLMRFKTRNTYKRHLRTRHGKLLTTQGAIIILSQEEADRMKKTQGRKPRRPRQPLQIISPEAAAQMEEEQIWTDFEEGEREEEEEEEEEDDEEEEEEEASQLENTHKRKEVLKGNPSNISASGLVSTVGVQQIANGKTGLFIRPKKISVSKSKGKANVEKVKIPDQSAEMKVEIQTNEASFVEEERVEEEVVTEEVSMDDLRTYVFQPPPEHNTLPKVNIRSTWNTINIDLKDLEKATENVVTETIPENESEVAGFENSQIIAQVPEQAMNQVSEECTDFTSDNVLPEEVITICAGEENTGDGIPTAGSQTNGGTQGGKPDWFTVKKPLKCYGRPSYSILEPNSNVFSVGGSTSGANRANPQTSPSGRWVYLVEYIQGQDGRLAKVYRGSASLVNRNNQNVGVEVPASSSSNVMMRAPVNRDNAKVTVMSSTVTSPPPAVCISNSVVKTPGKLVVQAGNGEYGKASSTAGSSTVPSHVLSKPNNQSNHGQDANDRVVINKQVVNNVVVNNHIVKNGSIVSVSCGEHSQMPVSCCPQPVVLAAGPAYSGSSSSEDHLRSQGHQILPTQNLAGKSQDMFATGTKCQEVAHHAVNGNLKDQVFEGHSVDHLVTVDDGVLLENVEIIESMDPGTAVNVTVTGIIESNSIGREELPGEYNKESQMQVPRRAEMSQSSSVSNTSRVKVEEVRHGDSPLVEAGGELMDNFLNQHSANQSECEVSSSPDHRTLAQSSKVLDAPQSSSEQVSSIHGINSIATMSSSALMPAAVQI, encoded by the exons ATGGCTCCTCGTCCCGAAGGTTCCCCGGTGTCAACCCCCCGCACTCGATCTCCCGTCAAAGGGGTGCGTACGGGGGGCGTTACTTGCTCAGGCCCAGATGCCCTCTCAATGCTCAGTATGCTGGCCGAAGTAGCTTCCGTTACACTACACACTGACCCCTCTGTTACCGACACCGCGGTAGCAGCCAAAACCAAG GCCAGTAATTCAGGAAACCGCAAGCCAAGCGAATACGAGGTTCTCACTCTAGAGCAAGTTTCAAACATGACAGACAACCTCCTTGTTAAACTCTTCTCTGACTTCGAGTCCAATGAAATGTGGCGGagatttacatacacatgtagaaTGCTCCCTGCGGCCTGTTCCCAGTTCTTCCAGAGCTTCGGTAGTGAACACAAGGCACGTGCCGGAATGAAAGCTCATCTTTTAAGCCACCTAAAAAGTCTGTTGGACGTGCATACTA GTGAACAGAGTCGTCAGAATTACATTCTGGAGTCTGTCCCAGCACGCAAAAGAAGACTGTGTGAGCAGGAAAGTTCAACCACCAAACGTAGAGGAGCTTCAGTAAGCAGTCGTACTACTAAGCTTTCTGCAACTCCTAAAACACCAACTAGAGGGGGTGAGAATAGCAGATCTCGGAAGGCTGTCCACATGACCCCAGAAAAGGAGAACGACAGCAAGCGGAAGATTGGAGTCTTTAGCAAAGAGCACAAGAAAATGGAGGTGGCTACATCCTTCCTTCAAACAGATAACATTAAAAAGGAGAGCAAGTCCTTGCAAGAGATTCCAAGGAATGAGACAAAGCCAAAGAGAAAACTGGAAGCCTCTCGTGACAGTCGGACACGGGCAAAGAAGATAAAGGCGGTAGTTTCAGAAGGTCCTCTCGAAAATGATgacatgaataacaataacaacaacaataatggtgatgtgaAAATGGAAGTTAAG TCTGAGTTGGAAGAAGACCACCCACCAATGCAGCAGGCGGTGTCTCATGACCACGGATACCTGAAGGCCAGTCCGTCACTAAAGGCAGAAGCCACAGCGTGCAGAGTGTTCACCCCAAATGAGCAGTACAGTTCGGAAGACTCTCAGCAAGGGCATCACCAGCATTTACCTCAG GTGTCTGGCATTGTGGAAGAGAGTGCTGGGATTAGCATGGCTGGTAAAGAAGTTCCCTCTCGTGAAGACCATTCAACCCTGTTACACGAGCACATGAATCAAGAATTGCAGGGAGGCATA ATGGCTCAGGACTCTGGGAGTTCATCAACCCCATTGCCAGTGGTTGGTTGTGAGGTGGAATTCACACCTGATCAGCAGTACAAAGTTATGCGCTCTG CAGATTTGCCAGTCGTGTATGATCACAATAACCCGCCATCGAATATCCAGACTGTGTCAAGGATCATTGAAAGGGATGAATACAAAGTGCGCAAAAAGCCCAAAGGTCGAGCAAAATTCATCGGTCAGAGTAAG GTTGAAAAGGAAATGGCCTTGAAGCTAATTACAGAGATCAGGTCGTTGCCAGTGATGGCGCTAGACACACTTGAATGTAAGATATGTCACCCACCACGTCTCTTCACTGCCCCGTCCACCCTGTTGTCACACTACCGTAGTCATGCAG GTATCAGACCTTATGAATGCAGAATCTGTGAAGCAGTGTTTACCAGACAGCATTCCCTCAATTACCACATGCTGATTCACACAAATCAGACAAGGTTCACTTGCGTGGATTGTGGGAGAAAATTCCGTCATCCCTCGCACTTCAAGGAGCATCGTAGGCGGCATACTGGAGAATCACCTTACGAGTGCTCCGACTGTTTGATGAG ATTTAAAACCCGAAACACTTACAAACGACACTTGAGGACTCGGCATGGTAAGCTGTTGACGACCCAAGGAGCAATTATCATCCTCTCCCAAGAGGAAGCGGACCGCATGAAGAAGACTCAGGGGCGCAAACCTCGTAGACCGCGGCAGCCACTCCAGATTATTAGTCCAGAGGCAGCTGCACAGATGGAAGAGGAGCAGATATGGACAGATTTTGAAGAGGGAGAacgtgaagaagaggaagaggaggaggaggaagacgacgaggaggaagaggaggaggaagcatctcaattagaaaacacacacaaaaggaaggaAGTTCTTAAAGGAAATCCGTCAAATATATCAGCGTCAGGTTTAGTGTCTACTGTTGGAGTACAACAAATTGCCAATGGCAAAACGGGGCTGTTCATCAGACCCAAAAAAATTAGTGTAAGTAAAAGTAAGGGCAAAGCAAATGTTGAAAAGGTGAAGATTCCAGATCAGTCTGCAGAGATGAAggtagaaatacaaacaaatgaaGCCAGTtttgtggaagaggagagagtcgaGGAAGAAGTTGTAACAGAGGAAGTAAGCATGGATGATTTGCGTACATACGTCTTCCAGCCACCTCCAGAACATAACACTTTGCCGAAAGTGAATATCAGGTCAACTTGGAACACAATAAACATTGATTTAAAGGATCTGGAGAAAGCAACGGAAAATGTTGTAACAGAAACCATTCCTGAAAATGAGAGCGAGGTGGCAGGCTTTGAAAATAGCCAAATAATTGCCCAAGTGCCAGAGCAGGCCATGAACCAGGTCTCAGAGGAGTGCACTGATTTTACAAGTGATAATGTTTTACCAGAAGAAGTAATTACCATTTGTGCTGGAGAAGAAAATACTGGGGATGGTATTCCAACAGCAGGCAGTCAGACCAATGGTGGTACACAAGGAGGTAAGCCAGATTGGTTCACTGTTAAGAAACCATTGAAATGCTATGGTCGACCAAGCTACAGTATTTTAGAACCCAATTCAAATGTATTTTCAGTAGGTGGATCCACTTCTGGCGCAAACAGAGCAAATCCCCAGACCAGTCCCAGTGGCCGTTGGGTATACCTAGTGGAGTACATTCAGGGTCAAGATGGAAGGCTTGCAAAGGTGTACCGGGGAAGTGCATCTCTTGTTAATAGAAATAACCAGAATGTAGGCGTGGAAGTTCCTGCCAGTTCTAGTAGTAATGTGATGATGAGAGCACCTGTAAATAGAGATAATGCAAAAGTTACAGTTATGTCTAGCACTGTTACCAGCCCACCTCCTGCTGTTTGTATATCCAACTCTGTTGTGAAAACACCAGGTAAATTAGTGGTGCAAGCAGGAAACGGAGAGTATGGGAAGGCATCCAGCACTGCTGGTTCCTCCACTGTTCCTTCCCATGTTCTGTCCAAGCCTAATAACCAGAGTAATCATGGACAAGATGCCAATGATAGAGTGGTTATTAATAAGCAGGTTGTGAACAATGTTGTAGTCAACAATCACATTGTAAAGAATGGTAGTATAGTCAGTGTTAGTTGTGGAGAACATAGCCAGATGCCAGTCAGCTGTTGCCCACAGCCAGTTGTTTTAGCAGCAGGACCAGCATACTCAGGTTCAAGCTCAAGTGAAGACCATCTCAGGTCACAGGGTCACCAAATTTTGCCAACTCAGAATCTTGCAGGGAAATCACAAGATATGTTTGCCACAGGGACCAAGTGTCAAGAAGTTGCACATCACGCTGTTAATGGAAACCTAAAAGATCAAGTATTTGAAGGTCACTCAGTTGATCATCTTGTAACAGTTGATGATGGGGTTTTGCTAGAGAATGTCGAAATCATTGAAAGCATGGACCCAGGCACAGCTGTGAATGTAACCGTTACTGGAATAATTGAAAGTAATAGTATTGGTCGAGAAGAGTTGCCAGGGGAATACAATAAAGAATCACAAATGCAGGTACCAAGGAGGGCAGAGATGTCTCAATCATCAAGTGTCTCAAATACTTCGAGAGTTAAAGTGGAAGAAGTTAGGCATGGGGATTCCCCTTTGGTGGAAGCAGGTGGTGAATTGATGGATAATTTCCTGAATCAGCATTCAGCGAATCAGAGTGAGTGTGAGGTATCAAGCTCACCAGATCATAGAACATTGGCACAGTCAAGTAAAGTTTTAGATGCACCTCAGTCTTCATCTGAACAGGTGTCGTCCATTCATGGAATAAACAGTATTGCAACAATGTCTTCATCTGCTCTCATGCCTGCTGCTGTACAAATCTGA